One Olsenella sp. oral taxon 807 DNA segment encodes these proteins:
- the serS gene encoding serine--tRNA ligase, which produces MLDIKFVRENPDVVDKACESRQNAHWDRERFFELDEARRSTIGEVERLQAERNAKSKLIGKLMREGKKDEAERAKAEVAANKGRIAELDERRASLDGELFDLVSAIPNIPHESVPYGRDDSDNPELRRWGEPREFDFTPKAHWDLGVATGMIDFDRGVKLAGTRFYLLGGVGALMERALINFFIDQHAQAGFKEWWPPVITNRESLFGTGQLPKFDEDLFHVSGGMYLIPTAEVMLTNIHRDEILDADVLPLLYTAFTPCFREEAGSAGRDTRGIIRVHEFDKVEMVKFAKPDNSMDQLESMVAQAESCLQLLGLPYHVVTLCTGDLGFSAAKCFDLEVWLPSYNSYKEISSCSNCWDFQARRANIRYKDPKAFKGTRLVHTLNGSGLAVGRTMAAIMENYQNADGSITVPEALRPYMRGMELIRSDGA; this is translated from the coding sequence ATGCTCGACATCAAGTTTGTTAGAGAGAACCCTGACGTTGTGGACAAGGCCTGCGAGTCGAGGCAGAACGCTCACTGGGATCGCGAGCGCTTCTTTGAGCTTGACGAGGCACGCCGCTCCACTATCGGCGAGGTCGAGAGGCTCCAAGCTGAACGCAACGCCAAGTCCAAGCTCATCGGCAAGCTGATGCGGGAGGGCAAGAAGGATGAGGCGGAGCGGGCGAAGGCCGAGGTCGCCGCCAACAAGGGTCGCATCGCCGAGCTCGACGAGAGGCGCGCGAGCCTTGACGGGGAGCTCTTCGATCTGGTCTCTGCCATTCCCAACATCCCACATGAGTCTGTTCCCTACGGCAGGGACGACTCTGACAATCCCGAGCTGCGACGCTGGGGAGAGCCACGCGAGTTTGACTTCACGCCCAAGGCCCACTGGGACCTTGGTGTCGCCACGGGCATGATTGACTTCGACCGTGGCGTCAAGCTTGCGGGTACCCGCTTCTATCTGCTTGGCGGTGTCGGCGCCCTTATGGAGCGCGCGCTTATCAACTTCTTTATCGACCAGCACGCTCAGGCTGGCTTCAAGGAGTGGTGGCCACCCGTCATCACGAATCGCGAGTCTCTTTTCGGGACGGGCCAGCTGCCCAAGTTTGACGAGGATCTCTTCCACGTGAGCGGCGGCATGTATCTTATCCCGACGGCCGAGGTCATGCTCACCAACATCCACCGCGACGAGATCCTCGACGCCGACGTGCTGCCCCTTCTCTATACGGCGTTCACCCCATGCTTTCGCGAGGAGGCGGGCTCGGCCGGCCGAGACACGAGGGGCATCATCCGCGTGCACGAGTTCGACAAGGTCGAGATGGTCAAGTTCGCCAAGCCCGACAACTCCATGGACCAGCTCGAATCCATGGTCGCGCAGGCCGAAAGTTGCCTGCAGCTCTTGGGCCTGCCCTACCACGTTGTGACGCTCTGCACCGGAGACCTTGGCTTCTCTGCCGCCAAATGCTTTGACCTCGAGGTGTGGCTGCCCAGCTACAACTCCTACAAGGAGATCTCGTCTTGCTCCAACTGCTGGGACTTCCAGGCTCGCCGTGCCAACATCCGCTACAAGGACCCCAAGGCATTCAAGGGTACGCGCCTGGTGCACACGCTCAACGGCTCCGGCCTGGCGGTCGGGCGCACGATGGCCGCCATCATGGAGAACTACCAGAACGCCGACGGTTCGATCACGGTGCCCGAGGCTCTGCGCCCCTACATGCGCGGCATGGAGCTCATACGGTCCGATGGGGCATAG
- a CDS encoding HigA family addiction module antitoxin: MSKYIEYKDSLAFHPGYYIEEIVEESGLTQADFAKRLGTTPKNLSLLMRGRQSLSVDMAMKLSRLLGTTVHYWLNLQNAYDTAIAQIASEEELEREKDVLKLLGYDYFRDNFGLPDLPRRLGEQVERVRTFLDVASLTVLTDRDMAVSFRSSTGTMSEGGIAKANTMVQIATNKAVATVAPKFDRKRFKEAIEFALTQTTNHEGFYPLIRERFLEAGVVLVVLPNLPGSKTNGATKRVGKSVMMMVNDRRLYADSFWFTLLHEAGHVIYGDYGISFESDAGDIEQKADEYAENKLIDPWLYQDFVRRSKGRFTMPFITAFAASIDRDPGIVLGRLENDGYLKHRNGMQSLRCKYHVSVE; encoded by the coding sequence ATGAGTAAATATATCGAGTACAAGGATTCTCTGGCATTCCACCCCGGTTACTACATCGAAGAGATCGTCGAAGAAAGCGGTCTTACCCAGGCGGACTTCGCGAAGAGGCTCGGCACCACCCCCAAAAACCTGAGCCTGCTTATGCGAGGCAGGCAGAGCCTGTCTGTTGACATGGCCATGAAGCTCTCAAGGCTGCTCGGAACCACCGTGCATTACTGGCTCAACCTACAGAATGCGTACGACACCGCTATCGCGCAGATAGCGTCCGAGGAGGAGCTTGAGCGGGAGAAGGATGTCCTTAAGCTGTTGGGATACGACTACTTCCGCGACAACTTCGGTCTTCCTGACCTTCCCAGAAGGCTCGGTGAGCAGGTCGAGCGGGTCAGGACCTTCCTCGATGTCGCTTCCCTCACCGTGCTCACGGACCGAGACATGGCGGTGAGCTTCAGATCGTCCACGGGCACGATGAGCGAAGGTGGTATCGCAAAGGCCAACACCATGGTGCAGATTGCCACCAACAAGGCCGTCGCAACTGTCGCCCCTAAGTTCGATAGGAAGAGGTTCAAGGAGGCCATCGAGTTTGCGCTTACCCAGACGACAAACCACGAAGGCTTCTACCCGCTGATCAGGGAAAGGTTCCTCGAAGCCGGCGTCGTGCTCGTGGTTCTGCCAAACCTGCCGGGCTCCAAGACAAACGGAGCTACGAAGAGAGTTGGCAAGAGCGTGATGATGATGGTCAACGACCGGCGACTCTATGCAGACTCTTTCTGGTTCACGTTGTTGCACGAGGCGGGACATGTCATCTACGGAGACTACGGCATCTCATTCGAGAGCGATGCTGGCGACATCGAGCAGAAGGCGGACGAGTACGCGGAGAACAAGCTGATAGACCCATGGCTCTACCAGGACTTCGTGCGCAGGAGCAAAGGGCGCTTCACCATGCCCTTTATCACTGCCTTTGCGGCCAGCATCGATCGCGATCCAGGAATTGTGTTGGGTCGGCTTGAGAACGACGGGTATCTTAAGCATCGCAATGGGATGCAGTCCCTACGGTGCAAGTACCACGTATCCGTGGAGTGA
- the gluQRS gene encoding tRNA glutamyl-Q(34) synthetase GluQRS, which produces MTASPHTHPAAQDWLGPRARSPKGRFAPTPSGRMHLGNALSALIAWLSAISRGGSVALRIEDLDPRAHDRRAADLIMEDLDWLGLSWDEGPYYQSERGELYRDAIAQLKCEGLTYPCFCTRSELHAASAPHASDGTYVYQGTCRDLSPQEVTERARLRLPSTRLRVPDAHDPAGIVTFDDLCYGPHQELLARDCGDFLIRRSDGVMAYQLAVVVDDGLMGISEVVRGCDLLGSTARQIYLAGLLGLTPPRFGHVPLLMSPDGRRLSKRDHDLDLGAIRNRGVSPRRVIGRLAGLAGLAEQGEELSPTELLPRFSWDKVRTRRSNAVVTDGFLL; this is translated from the coding sequence ATGACCGCCTCCCCGCACACGCACCCCGCAGCGCAGGACTGGCTTGGCCCAAGGGCGCGCTCGCCCAAGGGCCGCTTTGCGCCGACCCCCTCGGGCCGCATGCACCTGGGCAATGCCCTCTCTGCCCTCATCGCCTGGCTCTCGGCCATCTCTCGGGGTGGCAGCGTGGCTCTTCGCATCGAGGATCTGGACCCAAGGGCACACGACAGGCGAGCAGCCGATCTCATTATGGAGGACCTCGACTGGCTTGGTCTTAGTTGGGACGAAGGACCCTACTACCAGAGCGAGAGGGGCGAGCTCTATCGGGACGCGATTGCGCAGCTCAAGTGCGAGGGCCTCACCTACCCCTGCTTCTGCACACGAAGCGAGCTGCATGCCGCATCGGCGCCCCATGCCTCGGACGGCACCTACGTGTACCAGGGGACGTGTCGCGATCTCTCGCCCCAAGAGGTGACCGAAAGGGCACGGTTGCGCCTCCCGTCGACAAGGCTGCGCGTGCCAGACGCACACGACCCTGCTGGCATCGTCACCTTCGACGACCTCTGTTACGGCCCCCACCAAGAGCTGCTCGCACGTGACTGCGGAGACTTCCTTATAAGGAGGAGTGACGGAGTGATGGCATACCAGTTGGCCGTCGTCGTGGATGATGGCCTCATGGGCATCAGCGAGGTCGTCCGCGGATGTGACCTTCTGGGCTCGACCGCGCGCCAGATATACCTGGCTGGACTTCTGGGCCTCACACCGCCACGCTTCGGGCACGTCCCTCTGCTCATGAGCCCCGACGGCAGGAGACTCTCGAAACGGGACCACGACCTTGACCTTGGCGCCATACGGAACCGAGGCGTCAGTCCGCGTCGTGTCATAGGGCGCCTGGCAGGCCTGGCGGGCCTGGCCGAGCAAGGGGAGGAGCTTTCGCCAACGGAGCTGCTGCCACGCTTCAGCTGGGATAAGGTGCGCACGCGAAGGAGTAACGCTGTCGTGACCGATGGCTTTCTCTTATAA